The Coffea arabica cultivar ET-39 chromosome 4e, Coffea Arabica ET-39 HiFi, whole genome shotgun sequence genome includes a window with the following:
- the LOC113741655 gene encoding transcription factor PRE3-like, with protein sequence MSSRRSRSRHSAASRITDDQIIDLVSKLQQLLPELRNRCPDKVSAARVLQETCNYIRSLHREVDDLSERLSELLANSDTSQAALIRSLLSQQS encoded by the exons ATGTCAAGCCGAAGGTCGAGGTCAAGGCATTCAGCAGCTTCAAGGATCACTGATGATCAAATCATTGATCTTGTATCTAAGTTGCAGCAGCTTCTTCCTGAGCTTCGCAATAGATGCCCAGATAAG GTTTCAGCAGCCAGGGTCTTGCAGGAGACATGCAACTACATCAGAAGCTTGCACAGAGAAGTTGATGACTTGAGTGAGAGGCTGTCTGAATTGCTTGCAAATTCAGACACCAGCCAAGCAGCCCTAATTAGAAGCTTACTTAGTCAGCAGTCTTAA
- the LOC113741113 gene encoding probable serine/threonine-protein kinase PBL18, with amino-acid sequence MQPPNNVVLPPRGFSAPGIAFPDQRSHPLPMPTPAAQTSTDKKRSGVLPNPPTLAPQTSTEKKRSVVLPNLPTESQILASPGLKSFLYTELCKATQDFCPENLVGEGGFGCVYKGWLAEDTLNAATPGLGMAVAVKKLTPQGFQGHKEWLSEVNHLGRLHHANLVKLIGFCLKGENRLLVYEYMPKHSLENHLFKRCRQPLSWETRVKIAVGAARGLYFLHNSEPPIIYRDFKASNILLDSEFNAKLSDFGLAKHGPTGDQTHVTTRVMGTEGYAAPEYLRTGRLNVKCDVYSFGVVLFELLTGRIAVDYRRAKEEQNLVKWVRPHLRDKRTIARIMDSRLEGQYPRKGAYVAATIALYCVNPEHKYRPPMAEVLEYLEHLQSPKFQKLPTSSDSMQQMQSSSISRTPPPALHLSPPNWSPVNRSPRGSCRPLPLKSPHHSRFSTYLES; translated from the exons ATGCAACCTCCTAACAACGTTGTCCTTCCCCCTAGAGGATTCTCTGCCCCAG GTATTGCATTTCCTGACCAACGTAGTCATCCTTTACCTATGCCAACTCCAGCAGCGCAAACTTCAACAGATAAGAAGAGAAGTGGAGTTTTACCAAATCCGCCAACTCTAGCACCTCAAACTTCAACAGAGAAGAAGAGAAGTgtagttttaccaaatctgccAACTGAGAGTCAAATTTTGGCATCTCCCGGTCTAAAATCATTTTTGTATACTGAACTTTGTAAGGCCACTCAAGACTTCTGTCCCGAAAATCTCGTGGGTGAAGGTGGCTTCGGTTGTGTTTACAAAGGATGGCTCGCAGAAGATACCCTTAATGCTGCAACACCTGGTTTAGGCATGGCTGTTGCAGTAAAGAAGCTTACACCCCAGGGGTTTCAAGGCCACAAGGAGTGGTTG TCTGAAGTAAATCATCTTGGCCGACTTCATCACGCTAATCTAGTCAAGCTTATTGGGTTCTGCTTGAAAGGCGAAAACAGGCTACTAGTGTATGAGTACATGCCCAAACATAGCCTGGAAAATCATTTATTCAAAA GGTGCAGACAACCTCTCTCGTGGGAAACAAGGGTGAAGATTGCTGTAGGTGCTGCTCGGGGCCTCTATTTTTTGCATAATTCTGAACCGCCAATCATATATCGTGATTTCAAAGCTTCTAATATTCTATTAGATTCG GAATTTAATGCAAAGCTTTCAGATTTTGGCTTGGCGAAACATGGTCCAACAGGAGATCAGACGCATGTTACTACGAGAGTCATGGGAACTGAAGGTTATGCTGCTCCAGAATATCTTAGAACAG GCCGATTGAATGTCAAATGCGATGTTTACAGCTTTGGAGTGGTACTTTTTGAGCTGCTGACGGGTCGAATTGCTGTTGATTATAGAAGAGCTAAAGAGGAGCAGAATTTGGTTAAATGGGTAAGGCCTCACCTGCGTGACAAACGTACAATAGCCAGGATCATGGACAGCAGGTTAGAGGGTCAGTATCCCAGGAAAGGAGCTTATGTTGCTGCTACTATTGCATTATATTGTGTGAATCCGGAGCACAAATATCGGCCGCCTATGGCAGAAGTCTTAGAGTATTTGGAACACCTCCAATCACCAAAGTTTCAGAAGTTACCCACTTCGTCAGATTCAATGCAACAAATGCAGTCAAGTTCAATATCCAGAACTCCGCCGCCTGCACTTCACCTTTCACCTCCAAATTGGTCACCTGTTAATCGATCACCACGTGGATCTTGTAGACCACTTCCTCTAAAATCCCCACACCACTCTCGATTTTCAACTTACCTGGAATCATGA